A genomic window from Rhodococcus sp. KBS0724 includes:
- a CDS encoding DNA-binding protein, producing the protein MTESHSAQPGDGFPKTGAPATRALLAAGYTELSQLASVSESELAKLHGMGPKALRILREALAERGLSFRD; encoded by the coding sequence GTGACCGAATCTCATTCAGCACAGCCCGGCGACGGTTTCCCGAAAACCGGTGCGCCGGCAACGCGTGCTCTTCTTGCCGCCGGTTACACCGAGTTGTCGCAACTCGCATCGGTATCCGAATCGGAATTGGCGAAGCTCCACGGAATGGGCCCAAAAGCTCTTCGAATTCTGCGTGAGGCGCTCGCTGAACGAGGGTTGTCGTTCCGCGATTGA
- a CDS encoding diguanylate cyclase, whose product MRSLIDLIALWWRLPDQYQSFMRYLEDRGLVSACRILVGGTAFGMALILTLMRWSPAGPQGSLWRSVNLFVVAACLVAALVWWLVPPTRLWSYTFVVGSDVAIALASFSDVDPLARLLCCVVFASIGGYIAFFHNPALQLGHLVFATVVTVVAGWSLLFGDNADPGLGIAKVGVTLATIYVIPVVSQIMLAMLSSDASTSEFDPLTGLLNRRGLSRRATDIIGDQIDEYNALLVVVIDLDRFKEINDRHGHDIGDNTIIRTGLRIRLWTSQSALIARVGGDEFVVLERAPFNSVAKLSTRIATSMSGDNDVPAISSSIGIAIRTAPREVDETVDDIISALFRVADSAMYQAKREGGNQVRASVV is encoded by the coding sequence GTGAGGTCCTTGATCGACCTGATTGCGCTGTGGTGGCGTCTGCCCGACCAGTATCAGAGCTTCATGCGTTACCTCGAAGACCGCGGCCTCGTGTCGGCCTGCCGGATTCTGGTCGGCGGAACTGCGTTCGGTATGGCGCTGATCCTTACCCTCATGCGGTGGAGTCCTGCGGGTCCGCAAGGTTCGCTCTGGCGATCCGTCAACCTGTTCGTGGTGGCAGCCTGCCTCGTGGCCGCTCTCGTCTGGTGGCTGGTTCCGCCGACCCGGCTGTGGTCTTACACCTTTGTTGTCGGCTCCGATGTTGCCATCGCGTTGGCGTCGTTCTCTGACGTCGATCCGCTGGCTCGGTTGTTGTGCTGTGTGGTTTTTGCATCGATCGGTGGTTACATCGCATTTTTCCACAACCCTGCGTTGCAACTCGGGCACCTGGTATTTGCCACAGTGGTTACGGTTGTGGCCGGCTGGTCTCTGCTGTTCGGAGACAACGCGGATCCAGGTTTGGGAATCGCCAAGGTCGGTGTCACTCTCGCGACGATTTATGTGATTCCCGTCGTTTCACAGATCATGCTGGCGATGCTCAGTTCCGATGCATCAACATCCGAATTCGATCCGCTGACCGGGCTTCTCAATCGGCGAGGGCTTTCGCGCCGGGCGACGGACATCATCGGCGATCAGATAGACGAATACAATGCGCTTCTGGTTGTGGTGATCGATCTCGACCGATTCAAGGAGATCAATGATCGGCACGGACACGATATCGGCGACAACACAATTATCAGGACCGGTTTGCGAATCAGGCTCTGGACCTCGCAGTCGGCTTTGATCGCCCGAGTCGGGGGTGACGAATTTGTCGTGCTCGAGCGGGCGCCCTTCAATTCGGTTGCAAAATTGTCGACGCGGATCGCCACATCGATGAGCGGTGACAATGACGTACCGGCAATCAGTTCGAGTATCGGAATCGCGATTCGTACGGCGCCCCGAGAAGTGGACGAAACCGTGGACGACATCATTTCCGCGCTGTTCAGAGTGGCCGATTCGGCGATGTACCAAGCAAAGCGCGAGGGTGGCAATCAGGTGCGTGCCAGCGTCGTGTGA
- a CDS encoding MarR family winged helix-turn-helix transcriptional regulator translates to MVSDPISGLQAELADMWQRGRARARKYARAIHPKLDPALYSVLVLLNRSNAVRMSDLIAALDIEKSTLTRQIDSAERLGLVQRIPDPDDARAKLVALTPEARERVTTVQNRQTDEWRARLATWDPEDVIALTSLLHRLGSMEN, encoded by the coding sequence GTGGTTTCAGATCCCATCTCGGGTTTGCAGGCGGAACTCGCCGATATGTGGCAGCGCGGACGTGCGCGCGCCCGTAAATACGCGCGCGCGATCCACCCCAAACTCGATCCGGCGCTCTACTCCGTCCTGGTTCTACTGAACCGTTCGAACGCGGTTCGGATGTCGGATCTCATCGCTGCACTTGATATCGAGAAGTCGACCTTGACCAGACAAATCGATTCGGCTGAGCGCCTGGGACTGGTGCAGCGGATCCCCGACCCCGATGACGCCCGGGCAAAGTTGGTTGCCCTGACACCCGAGGCCCGCGAACGTGTGACCACTGTCCAGAATCGCCAGACCGACGAATGGCGCGCACGACTGGCGACGTGGGACCCCGAGGACGTCATCGCATTGACTTCACTTCTCCACCGACTGGGCAGCATGGAAAACTAA